A section of the Primulina eburnea isolate SZY01 chromosome 1, ASM2296580v1, whole genome shotgun sequence genome encodes:
- the LOC140811918 gene encoding cytokinin riboside 5'-monophosphate phosphoribohydrolase LOG3-like, whose translation MSTSTVSKIKNICVFCGSSAGKDSIYEDVAEKLGITLAKRKIHLVYGGGEVGLMGKVAKAAHAGGSEVLGIIPITLANLTGPTIGEEMQVDNMYERITQMIEHSDAFIALPGGFGTLEEIFHTVCWAQLNIHNKPIGLLNVNNYYDKLLSFLDDVVEQGFISLASRRMLVSATSEGELIDLLQGFSHEPDPFLSQLNWPTSKSKKRKFM comes from the coding sequence ATGTCAACGTCCACGGTAAGTAAaatcaaaaatatttgtgtattttgtggatcTAGTGCAGGAAAAGATTCAATTTATGAAGATGTAGCAGAAAAGCTTGGAATAACACTTGCTAAAAGAAAGATTCATTTGGTATATGGTGGTGGTGAAGTTGGCCTCATGGGAAAAGTTGCAAAAGCTGCGCATGCAGGTGGAAGTGAAGTCTTAGGCATTATTCCGATTACTTTAGCCAATCTTACAGGACCAACAATAGGAGAAGAAATGCAAGTGGACAACATGTATGAACGAattactcaaatgattgaacattCAGATGCTTTCATTGCTCTGCCAGGAGGTTTCGGTACtttggaagaaatatttcatACTGTTTGTTgggcacaattaaatatccacaaTAAGCCAATTGGTTTGTTAAATGTTAACAATTATTATGATAAACTGTTATCGTTTCTTGATGATGTTGTGGAACAGGGATTTATTTCATTAGCTTCGCGAAGGATGTTAGTTTCTGCTACAAGTGAAGGTGAACTTATTGATTTACTGCAAGGATTTAGTCATGAACCAGATCCAttcttatctcaacttaattggccaacatccaagagtaagaaaagaaaattcatgtga